Proteins encoded within one genomic window of Cucumis sativus cultivar 9930 chromosome 3, Cucumber_9930_V3, whole genome shotgun sequence:
- the LOC101214773 gene encoding transcriptional corepressor LEUNIG_HOMOLOG isoform X1 gives MAQSNWEADKMLDVYIYDYLVKKKLHATAKSFMNEGKVAPDPVAIDAPGGFLFEWWSVFWDIFIARTNEKHSEAAAAYIEAQQIKQKEQQLQMQQLQLMRQAQLQRRDGTHPSLGGTLNAVNSEGMLGQPTASALAARMYEERMKNPSLVDPETSQPLLDARMGLKPAANHPGQIGNPGSVNAALQQIQVRGQQPTDIKPEVSIGGTQRSLPMDPSSVYGPGLIQSKPGIGNAGLNAGVNNLPLKGWPLAGLEQIRPGLGAQVQKPFLQSPNQFQLLPQQQQQILAQVQAQGSLGSSGMYSDMDPQRFRGLPRNNLNAKDGQPIANDGSIGSPMQSTSSKMNIPQMQQSSSQQQDGLHPQQVQQNRKRKGPSSSGAANSTGTGNTIGPNSQPSTPSTHTPGDGAVIAPNMQNVTSMPKNMLLYGNDGTGGLASSTNQLEDIEHLGDIASLDDNVESFLSHDDGDGRDLFGTLKRIPSEHAAENSKGPSFSEVGSMRKSNSKVVCCHFSSDGKLLASAGHDKRVVIWNMETLQTETTPEEHTLIISDVRFKPNSTQLATSSFDATIRLWDAAQPNYCLRAYTGHTSQVQSLDFHPKKSEIFCSCDANNEIRYWHVSQGSTHISKGGNGSKQVRFQPRTGQYLAATSDSVVSIIDFESDRPTLSLKGHASDVHSLCWDTNGDYLASVSRDSVRVWSIASGECIHELVSSGNLFQSCVFHPSYSSLLVIGSYQSLELWNMVENKCMTMPAHECVISSLAQSPVTGMVASASHDRSVKIWK, from the exons ATGGCGCAGAGTAACTGGGAAGCAGATAAGAT GCTCGATGTGTACATTTACGATTATttggtgaagaaaaaattacatgCCACTGCTAAGTCTTTCATGAATGAAGGAAAGGTCGCTCCAGATCCAGTAG CGATTGATGCTCCTGGAGGATTTTTGTTCGAATGGTGGTCTGTATTCTGGGATATATTTATAGCAAGGACGAACGAGAAACATTCTGAAGCTGCTGCAGCTTATATAGAG GcacaacaaattaaacagAAAGAACAACAACTGCAGATGCAACAACTGCAGCTTATGCGTCAAGCTCAATTACAACGAAGGGATGGTACTCACCCTTCGCTTGGTGGTACACTAAATGCTGTTAATTCTGAAGGAATGTTGGGGCAACCAACAGCAAGTGCTCTGGCAGCAAGAATGTATGAGGAGCGCATGAAAAACCCTAGTTTAGTAGATCCAGAGACATCCCAACCACTGCTTGATGCGAGGATGGGCCTAAAACCAGCTGCAAATCATCCAGG ACAGATAGGAAACCCTGGAAGTGTGAATGCAGCATTGCAACAGATCCAGGTCCGAGGTCAGCAGCCCACG GATATTAAACCAGAGGTCAGTATTGGTGGTACTCAAAGGTCATTGCCTATGGATCCATCTTCAGTTTATGGGCCAGGGTTAATACAGTCAAAACCGGGAATAGGAAACGCAG GATTGAATGCTGGAGTCAATAATCTTCCATTGAAGGGATGGCCTTTAGCT GGTCTTGAGCAAATAAGGCCAGGTTTAGGCGCACAGGTTCAAAAACCTTTCCTTCAAAGTCCTAATCAATTTCAGCTCTTAccgcagcagcagcagcaaaTCTTGGCACAGGTCCAAGCACAGGGCAGCCTTGGTAGTTCGGGTATGTACAGTGACATGGATCCTCAAAGATTTAGAGGGTTACCAAGGAATAACTTAAATGCAAAAGATGGTCAACCAATTGCAAATGATGGATCAATTGGCTCGCCAATGCAGTCAACTTCATCGAAG ATGAATATTCCGCAAATGCAACAGTCTTCTTCTCAACAGCAGGATGGTTTGCATCCTCAGCAAGTCCAACAG AACCGGAAAAGGAAGGGACCTTCATCGTCTGGAGCTGCTAACAGTACTGGAACAGGGAATACCATTGGACCTAACTCCCAACCATCGACTCCATCAACTCACACCCCTGGTGACGGAGCTGTTATTGCCCCCAATATGCAGAATGTTACTAGCATGCCAAAGAATATGTTGTTGTATGGGAATGATGGAACAGGGGGTCTTGCATCGTCCACAAACCAGCTG GAAGACATAGAACATCTTGGAGATATTGCCTCCTTGGATGATAATGTAGAATCATTTCTCTCACATGATGATGGGGATGGAAGGGATTTGTTTGGCACATTGAAGCGGATCCCTTCTGAGCATGCTGCAGAAAATTCAAAGG GTCCTTCTTTTAGTGAAGTTGGTTCCATGCGTAAAAGCAACAGCAAAGTTGTGTGCTGTCACTTCTCTTCGGATGGGAAGTTATTGGCAAGTGCCGGTCATGACAAAAGG gtTGTTATCTGGAACATGGAGACATTGCAAACTGAAACCACACCAGAGGAGCACACTCTTATCATTTCTGATGTTCGCTTCAAACCCAATTCAACTCAGCTAGCGACATCTTCCTTTGATGCAACTATTCGACTTTGGGATGCAGCACAA CCAAATTATTGTCTTCGTGCGTATACTGGACATACCTCCCAAGTGCAATCTCTTGATTTCCACCCTAAGAAGAGTGAGATTTTCTGCTCTTGTGATGCAAACAATGAGATTCGCTACTGGCACGTCAGTCAAGGTTCTACACACATCTCCAAG GGTGGCAATGGCTCGAAGCAGGTGAGATTTCAACCAAGAACAGGGCAGTATCTGGCTGCAACATCAGATAGCGTGGTTTCTATAATTGATTTCGAGTCGGACAGGCCGACACTCTCATTAAAg GGTCACGCATCAGATGTCCATTCTCTTTGTTGGGATACGAATGGAGATTATTTGGCATCCGTAAGTCGGGATTCTGTCAGAGTATGGTCGATCGCCTCAGGAGAATGCATTCACGAGCTCGTTTCTAGTGGAAATTTGTTCCAATCTTGCGTTTTTCACCCAAGCTATTCCTCCCTCTTGGTTATCGGCAGTTACCAG TCATTAGAGCTGTGGAACATGGTTGAGAACAAGTGTATGACGATGCCCGCTCACGAGTGCGTGATTTCATCGTTGGCTCAGTCACCAGTAACAGGAATGGTTGCCTCCGCAAGCCACGACAGATCCGTCAAGATATGGAAATAG
- the LOC101214773 gene encoding transcriptional corepressor LEUNIG_HOMOLOG isoform X2 produces MAQSNWEADKMLDVYIYDYLVKKKLHATAKSFMNEGKVAPDPVAIDAPGGFLFEWWSVFWDIFIARTNEKHSEAAAAYIEAQQIKQKEQQLQMQQLQLMRQAQLQRRDGTHPSLGGTLNAVNSEGMLGQPTASALAARMYEERMKNPSLVDPETSQPLLDARMGLKPAANHPGQIGNPGSVNAALQQIQVRGQQPTDIKPEVSIGGTQRSLPMDPSSVYGPGLIQSKPGIGNAGLNAGVNNLPLKGWPLAQQQQILAQVQAQGSLGSSGMYSDMDPQRFRGLPRNNLNAKDGQPIANDGSIGSPMQSTSSKMNIPQMQQSSSQQQDGLHPQQVQQNRKRKGPSSSGAANSTGTGNTIGPNSQPSTPSTHTPGDGAVIAPNMQNVTSMPKNMLLYGNDGTGGLASSTNQLEDIEHLGDIASLDDNVESFLSHDDGDGRDLFGTLKRIPSEHAAENSKGPSFSEVGSMRKSNSKVVCCHFSSDGKLLASAGHDKRVVIWNMETLQTETTPEEHTLIISDVRFKPNSTQLATSSFDATIRLWDAAQPNYCLRAYTGHTSQVQSLDFHPKKSEIFCSCDANNEIRYWHVSQGSTHISKGGNGSKQVRFQPRTGQYLAATSDSVVSIIDFESDRPTLSLKGHASDVHSLCWDTNGDYLASVSRDSVRVWSIASGECIHELVSSGNLFQSCVFHPSYSSLLVIGSYQSLELWNMVENKCMTMPAHECVISSLAQSPVTGMVASASHDRSVKIWK; encoded by the exons ATGGCGCAGAGTAACTGGGAAGCAGATAAGAT GCTCGATGTGTACATTTACGATTATttggtgaagaaaaaattacatgCCACTGCTAAGTCTTTCATGAATGAAGGAAAGGTCGCTCCAGATCCAGTAG CGATTGATGCTCCTGGAGGATTTTTGTTCGAATGGTGGTCTGTATTCTGGGATATATTTATAGCAAGGACGAACGAGAAACATTCTGAAGCTGCTGCAGCTTATATAGAG GcacaacaaattaaacagAAAGAACAACAACTGCAGATGCAACAACTGCAGCTTATGCGTCAAGCTCAATTACAACGAAGGGATGGTACTCACCCTTCGCTTGGTGGTACACTAAATGCTGTTAATTCTGAAGGAATGTTGGGGCAACCAACAGCAAGTGCTCTGGCAGCAAGAATGTATGAGGAGCGCATGAAAAACCCTAGTTTAGTAGATCCAGAGACATCCCAACCACTGCTTGATGCGAGGATGGGCCTAAAACCAGCTGCAAATCATCCAGG ACAGATAGGAAACCCTGGAAGTGTGAATGCAGCATTGCAACAGATCCAGGTCCGAGGTCAGCAGCCCACG GATATTAAACCAGAGGTCAGTATTGGTGGTACTCAAAGGTCATTGCCTATGGATCCATCTTCAGTTTATGGGCCAGGGTTAATACAGTCAAAACCGGGAATAGGAAACGCAG GATTGAATGCTGGAGTCAATAATCTTCCATTGAAGGGATGGCCTTTAGCT cagcagcagcaaaTCTTGGCACAGGTCCAAGCACAGGGCAGCCTTGGTAGTTCGGGTATGTACAGTGACATGGATCCTCAAAGATTTAGAGGGTTACCAAGGAATAACTTAAATGCAAAAGATGGTCAACCAATTGCAAATGATGGATCAATTGGCTCGCCAATGCAGTCAACTTCATCGAAG ATGAATATTCCGCAAATGCAACAGTCTTCTTCTCAACAGCAGGATGGTTTGCATCCTCAGCAAGTCCAACAG AACCGGAAAAGGAAGGGACCTTCATCGTCTGGAGCTGCTAACAGTACTGGAACAGGGAATACCATTGGACCTAACTCCCAACCATCGACTCCATCAACTCACACCCCTGGTGACGGAGCTGTTATTGCCCCCAATATGCAGAATGTTACTAGCATGCCAAAGAATATGTTGTTGTATGGGAATGATGGAACAGGGGGTCTTGCATCGTCCACAAACCAGCTG GAAGACATAGAACATCTTGGAGATATTGCCTCCTTGGATGATAATGTAGAATCATTTCTCTCACATGATGATGGGGATGGAAGGGATTTGTTTGGCACATTGAAGCGGATCCCTTCTGAGCATGCTGCAGAAAATTCAAAGG GTCCTTCTTTTAGTGAAGTTGGTTCCATGCGTAAAAGCAACAGCAAAGTTGTGTGCTGTCACTTCTCTTCGGATGGGAAGTTATTGGCAAGTGCCGGTCATGACAAAAGG gtTGTTATCTGGAACATGGAGACATTGCAAACTGAAACCACACCAGAGGAGCACACTCTTATCATTTCTGATGTTCGCTTCAAACCCAATTCAACTCAGCTAGCGACATCTTCCTTTGATGCAACTATTCGACTTTGGGATGCAGCACAA CCAAATTATTGTCTTCGTGCGTATACTGGACATACCTCCCAAGTGCAATCTCTTGATTTCCACCCTAAGAAGAGTGAGATTTTCTGCTCTTGTGATGCAAACAATGAGATTCGCTACTGGCACGTCAGTCAAGGTTCTACACACATCTCCAAG GGTGGCAATGGCTCGAAGCAGGTGAGATTTCAACCAAGAACAGGGCAGTATCTGGCTGCAACATCAGATAGCGTGGTTTCTATAATTGATTTCGAGTCGGACAGGCCGACACTCTCATTAAAg GGTCACGCATCAGATGTCCATTCTCTTTGTTGGGATACGAATGGAGATTATTTGGCATCCGTAAGTCGGGATTCTGTCAGAGTATGGTCGATCGCCTCAGGAGAATGCATTCACGAGCTCGTTTCTAGTGGAAATTTGTTCCAATCTTGCGTTTTTCACCCAAGCTATTCCTCCCTCTTGGTTATCGGCAGTTACCAG TCATTAGAGCTGTGGAACATGGTTGAGAACAAGTGTATGACGATGCCCGCTCACGAGTGCGTGATTTCATCGTTGGCTCAGTCACCAGTAACAGGAATGGTTGCCTCCGCAAGCCACGACAGATCCGTCAAGATATGGAAATAG